Proteins found in one Luteimonas chenhongjianii genomic segment:
- a CDS encoding SDR family NAD(P)-dependent oxidoreductase: protein MSALAEPAAEAAALEGRVVLVVGAHGGLGEATSLACAQAGASLVLLGRRVPRLSRLHDRLQALGAAPALYPMDLEGASPDDHADLAARIEAAYGRLDGIVHLAAAFDGLTPLELTDPAAFARALHVNLTARWWLTQACLPLLRRSGDAAVVFAIDDPARTGGAYWGGYGLAQAGLSAMVGMLQAELGDAPIRVSGLLPPPMRTPLRARAHVEAEDRIARAPADVAAHCVALLAPGGDAHRGALWAPFAPEGRA, encoded by the coding sequence GTGAGTGCGCTGGCGGAGCCTGCTGCCGAGGCAGCAGCGCTGGAAGGGCGCGTGGTGCTGGTCGTCGGCGCGCATGGCGGGCTCGGTGAGGCCACCTCTCTGGCCTGCGCGCAGGCGGGCGCCTCGCTCGTACTGCTGGGACGACGCGTGCCCAGGCTCAGCCGTCTCCACGATCGGCTGCAGGCGCTCGGCGCCGCGCCGGCGCTGTACCCGATGGATCTCGAGGGGGCGAGCCCCGACGATCATGCCGATCTTGCCGCGCGGATCGAGGCCGCCTACGGCAGGCTCGACGGCATCGTCCATCTCGCAGCCGCCTTCGACGGTCTCACCCCGCTGGAGTTGACCGATCCGGCCGCCTTCGCCCGCGCACTGCACGTCAACCTCACCGCGCGCTGGTGGTTGACCCAGGCCTGCCTGCCGCTGCTGCGCCGTTCGGGCGACGCGGCTGTGGTGTTCGCGATCGACGACCCGGCGCGCACGGGCGGCGCCTACTGGGGCGGCTATGGACTCGCCCAGGCGGGGCTCTCGGCCATGGTGGGGATGTTGCAGGCGGAGCTCGGCGACGCGCCGATCCGCGTCAGCGGCCTGCTGCCGCCGCCGATGCGCACGCCGCTGCGCGCGCGCGCGCATGTCGAAGCCGAGGACCGGATCGCACGCGCGCCGGCGGATGTCGCCGCGCACTGCGTGGCCTTGCTGGCTCCGGGCGGAGACGCGCATCGCGGTGCGCTGTGGGCGCCGTTCGCGCCGGAGGGGCGCGCATGA
- the grxD gene encoding Grx4 family monothiol glutaredoxin gives MSILERIQAEIDGHAIVLFMKGTPQYPMCGFSSRTVAALHEAGARDYRAINVLEAPEVRANLPRFSNWPTFPQLFIHGELIGGCDIALELHEAGELSRMVAEVAAS, from the coding sequence GTGTCGATCCTCGAACGCATCCAGGCCGAAATCGACGGCCATGCCATCGTGTTGTTCATGAAGGGAACGCCGCAGTACCCGATGTGCGGGTTCTCCAGCCGTACCGTCGCCGCCCTGCATGAAGCGGGTGCACGCGACTACCGCGCGATCAACGTGCTCGAGGCTCCGGAAGTCCGCGCGAACCTGCCACGGTTCTCGAACTGGCCGACGTTCCCGCAGCTGTTCATCCACGGCGAACTGATCGGCGGCTGCGACATCGCGCTCGAACTGCACGAGGCGGGCGAGCTCTCACGCATGGTGGCCGAGGTGGCAGCGTCGTGA
- a CDS encoding YhgN family NAAT transporter: MTIASAALLLFLILDPLGNIPVFLSMLRRLTPQRQRVVLARELLIALVVLMVFLWAGKYALEVMHLRQESVAIAGGIVLFLIGIRMIFPPPEGLMGEIPDGEPFIVPMAIPLVAGPSGMAAVMLMGSNEPDRLGEWSLALLIAWGATSAILFSATYLYKLLGARALTAIERLMGMLLVAISVQMLLDGLVSYLKSA; the protein is encoded by the coding sequence ATGACCATCGCTTCGGCCGCCCTGCTGCTGTTCCTGATCCTGGATCCACTGGGCAACATCCCGGTGTTCCTGAGCATGCTGCGGCGGCTCACTCCGCAGCGCCAGCGCGTCGTGCTGGCGCGGGAACTGCTGATCGCGCTGGTCGTGCTGATGGTGTTCCTGTGGGCGGGCAAGTACGCGCTCGAAGTCATGCACCTGCGGCAGGAGTCGGTGGCGATCGCCGGCGGCATCGTGCTGTTCCTGATCGGCATCCGCATGATCTTTCCGCCGCCCGAAGGGCTGATGGGAGAGATACCCGACGGCGAGCCCTTCATCGTGCCGATGGCGATTCCGCTGGTGGCGGGCCCATCGGGCATGGCTGCGGTGATGCTGATGGGCAGCAACGAGCCCGACCGACTGGGCGAGTGGAGCCTGGCGCTGCTGATCGCCTGGGGCGCCACCTCCGCGATCCTGTTCTCGGCGACCTATCTGTACAAGCTGCTCGGCGCCCGCGCGCTGACGGCGATCGAGCGGCTTATGGGCATGCTCCTGGTCGCAATCTCGGTGCAGATGCTGCTAGACGGGCTCGTGAGCTACCTCAAAAGCGCCTGA
- a CDS encoding putative bifunctional diguanylate cyclase/phosphodiesterase, with protein MLNHAQALVDIRTFLAQARSGIPLGVLVIRADRVRETELSLGYAAGDALRAGMQQALEAAVRPGDHVCRIGEDAFLVLLPALRGRAHAALGAAKFVRALQRPFDVGDAHAQPSVRVGIAIAPEDGTDAEQLCRRADRACDDAAASVEGFAFWEAPSVPLDTLHHDLRAALAENQLALHLQPLAALPDRVIRSYEALARWTHPRLGDIPPDVFIEIAERGGLIGDLTRWSLNVALRHLATLRGAGLEVRIAVNLSVEALQAPGFVEQVLDLLHLWRVPGQGLVFEITESALMRDIVRCSHLLAQLRQSGVRIVIDDFGTGYSSLAYLRRLPVDGIKIDRSFVQDMARDRRACRIVETMIDLAHELELKVVAEGIEDEATLELLREAHCDLVQGYLIARPAPAEDVIERRLRADKA; from the coding sequence GTGCTGAATCACGCCCAGGCACTGGTCGACATCCGCACGTTCCTCGCGCAGGCGCGCTCGGGTATTCCGCTGGGGGTGCTGGTGATCCGCGCCGATCGCGTGCGCGAGACGGAACTGTCGCTCGGCTATGCCGCCGGCGATGCCCTGCGCGCCGGGATGCAACAAGCGCTGGAGGCCGCGGTGCGGCCCGGCGATCACGTGTGCCGCATCGGCGAGGACGCCTTCCTGGTGCTGCTGCCGGCTCTGCGCGGCCGTGCGCACGCCGCACTGGGCGCAGCCAAGTTCGTGCGCGCTCTGCAGCGTCCATTCGACGTCGGGGACGCGCACGCTCAGCCATCGGTGCGGGTGGGCATCGCCATCGCGCCGGAAGACGGCACCGATGCCGAGCAGCTGTGCCGGCGCGCCGACCGCGCCTGCGACGATGCGGCGGCATCCGTCGAAGGCTTCGCGTTCTGGGAGGCGCCGTCGGTGCCGCTCGACACCCTGCACCACGATCTGCGCGCGGCCCTTGCCGAGAACCAGCTGGCCCTGCATCTGCAACCGCTCGCTGCCTTGCCCGACCGGGTGATCCGCAGTTACGAGGCGCTCGCGCGCTGGACGCATCCTCGACTGGGCGACATACCGCCCGATGTGTTCATCGAAATCGCCGAACGTGGCGGCCTGATCGGCGACCTCACCCGCTGGAGCCTCAACGTCGCCCTGCGCCACCTCGCGACGCTGCGGGGTGCAGGCCTCGAGGTGCGCATCGCGGTCAACCTGTCGGTGGAGGCGCTGCAGGCCCCCGGCTTCGTCGAACAGGTGCTGGATCTGCTGCATCTGTGGCGCGTGCCGGGGCAAGGACTGGTGTTCGAGATCACCGAGAGCGCGCTGATGCGCGACATCGTCCGGTGCAGCCATCTGCTCGCGCAACTGCGCCAATCCGGCGTCCGCATCGTGATCGACGATTTCGGTACCGGCTATTCGTCGCTGGCGTACCTGCGTCGGCTGCCGGTCGACGGCATCAAGATCGACCGCAGCTTCGTCCAGGACATGGCCCGGGACCGGCGCGCGTGTCGCATCGTCGAGACGATGATCGATCTCGCGCACGAGTTGGAGCTGAAGGTCGTCGCCGAAGGCATCGAGGACGAGGCAACGCTGGAGCTGCTGCGCGAGGCGCACTGCGATCTCGTGCAGGGCTATCTGATTGCGCGCCCGGCGCCCGCCGAGGATGTCATCGAACGACGTTTGCGGGCCGACAAAGCCTGA
- a CDS encoding superoxide dismutase, with the protein MPLELAALPYDRTALEPHLSGDTLDQHHGHLQRAHIERLNALLAGSELADAPLEIIVRKAQGAAFDHAAQAWNNAFYWHSLKPAAAGGGGEPKGRLAEALSRQFGDVAAFRRRFEALALATFGAGWVWLLQRPDGRIALAATANAATPITGQDTPLLAISLWEHAWYLDYRDNRRKYLDAFWQLVNWDAVAARLR; encoded by the coding sequence ATGCCCCTCGAACTTGCCGCCCTGCCCTACGACCGCACCGCGCTGGAGCCGCACCTTTCGGGCGACACCCTCGACCAGCACCATGGCCACCTGCAGCGCGCCCACATCGAACGTCTCAACGCACTGCTGGCCGGCTCTGAACTTGCCGATGCCCCGCTGGAGATCATCGTCCGCAAGGCTCAGGGCGCGGCGTTCGACCACGCGGCGCAGGCCTGGAACAACGCCTTCTACTGGCATTCGCTCAAGCCCGCCGCAGCCGGCGGTGGCGGCGAGCCCAAAGGGCGGCTGGCCGAGGCCCTGTCACGCCAGTTCGGGGATGTCGCGGCTTTCCGCAGGCGCTTCGAAGCGCTGGCGCTGGCGACATTCGGCGCCGGATGGGTCTGGCTCCTGCAACGGCCTGACGGGCGGATAGCACTGGCCGCCACGGCGAACGCAGCGACGCCGATCACCGGCCAGGACACGCCCCTGCTGGCGATCTCGCTGTGGGAACACGCCTGGTATCTCGACTACCGGGACAACCGGCGGAAGTACCTCGATGCCTTCTGGCAGCTGGTGAACTGGGACGCGGTTGCGGCGCGCCTGCGCTGA
- the ppnN gene encoding nucleotide 5'-monophosphate nucleosidase PpnN, which translates to MNKQAGAATALPTVSAYVYPRGGLDVLSRDEVARLKDASAGGMHDLLRRCALAVLTSGSASDDPRAAQELYPDFDIQVLQQDRGIRIELTNAPAMAFVDGQIIRGVAELLFAVVRDLAYTAIELDPADAGDLDSSAGITNAVFGLLRNARLLQPGDPNLVVCWGGHSINRGEYDYTKLVGYELGLRGMDICTGCGPGAMKGPMKGANVAHAKQRQYPARYIGITEPGIIAAESPNPIVNQLVIMPDIEKRLESFVRLGHGIIVFPGGVGTAEEILYLLGLLLQEENRDIPFPFILTGPTASAPYFQQIDQFIRLTLGDEAASRYEIIVADPEQVARRMAAGIRKVKEYRVSHKDSFYFNWSMTIPLDLQRPFVPTHEAMAALDLHHGRPPHELAADLRRAFSGIVAGNVKEDGLRRVEAFGPFRINGDRDIMQSLDALLRAFVAQRRMKISGDYRPCYEVVA; encoded by the coding sequence ATGAACAAGCAAGCCGGAGCGGCGACGGCGCTGCCCACCGTGAGTGCATATGTCTATCCGCGCGGCGGCCTGGACGTGCTGTCGCGCGACGAGGTCGCGAGGCTGAAGGATGCGTCCGCTGGCGGCATGCACGACCTGCTGCGCCGCTGCGCGCTCGCCGTCCTGACCAGCGGCAGTGCATCCGACGATCCGCGCGCCGCGCAGGAGCTGTATCCCGACTTCGATATCCAGGTGCTGCAGCAGGATCGCGGCATCCGCATCGAACTGACCAACGCCCCGGCGATGGCCTTTGTCGATGGACAGATCATCCGCGGCGTCGCCGAGCTGCTGTTCGCCGTGGTGCGCGACCTTGCCTACACCGCGATCGAGCTGGATCCCGCGGATGCGGGGGACCTCGATTCGTCGGCCGGCATCACCAATGCGGTCTTCGGTCTGCTGCGAAATGCCCGGCTGCTGCAGCCGGGTGACCCCAACCTGGTGGTGTGCTGGGGCGGCCACTCGATCAACCGCGGCGAGTACGACTACACCAAGCTGGTCGGCTACGAGCTCGGCCTGCGCGGCATGGACATCTGCACCGGCTGTGGCCCGGGCGCCATGAAGGGGCCGATGAAGGGCGCCAACGTCGCCCACGCCAAGCAGCGGCAGTATCCCGCGCGTTACATCGGCATCACCGAGCCGGGCATCATCGCGGCCGAATCGCCGAATCCGATCGTCAACCAGCTGGTGATCATGCCGGACATCGAGAAGCGCCTCGAGTCCTTCGTGCGCCTGGGGCACGGCATCATCGTGTTTCCCGGCGGCGTGGGCACAGCGGAGGAGATCCTCTATCTGCTCGGCCTGCTCCTTCAGGAGGAGAATCGCGACATCCCGTTCCCCTTCATCCTCACCGGCCCCACTGCATCGGCGCCGTACTTCCAGCAGATCGACCAGTTCATCCGGCTGACCCTTGGCGACGAGGCCGCCTCCCGCTACGAGATCATCGTCGCCGATCCCGAGCAGGTGGCGCGGCGCATGGCCGCCGGTATCCGAAAGGTCAAGGAGTACCGCGTCTCGCACAAGGACTCGTTCTACTTCAACTGGTCGATGACGATTCCGCTCGACCTGCAGCGTCCCTTCGTGCCCACGCACGAAGCGATGGCCGCGCTCGACCTGCACCATGGCCGCCCCCCGCACGAGCTGGCGGCCGACCTGCGCCGCGCGTTCTCGGGCATCGTCGCCGGCAACGTCAAGGAGGACGGCCTGCGCCGCGTCGAAGCCTTCGGCCCGTTCCGCATCAACGGCGACCGCGACATCATGCAGTCGCTCGATGCGCTGCTGCGCGCGTTCGTGGCCCAGCGACGGATGAAGATCTCCGGGGACTACAGGCCCTGCTATGAGGTGGTGGCCTGA
- a CDS encoding HD-GYP domain-containing protein produces the protein MTLEELKVAVTDLQVGMYVCRLDRPWEGTPFLLQGLMVESADDVAVLQRLCTHVYVDVERGLGRMPPSLQVVGPAATPSAVPAAPRNYENDQIAALQGTVAYPERVEFDQELDSARQAHAQAAAFAERALEEVRGGRAIAVEEVRDAIEPMVRSLVRNADAFLWLDALRARGAYEYRHALSCSALAAAFGRHVGLPEPLLLDMASGGLLLDVGKLRLPPALLASPAPYDDTQRSVMQTHVESGLALVDAAGVPAHVREMIRTHHEWIDGSGYPGRLQGDAIPLLGRIAAVIDAYDAMISTRPHRQAVAPHVALQSLYRGRGTQFAAEIVEQFMQCMGVYPIGALVELSTGEVAIVTAQNAARRLQPRVMVLTGPDKRLLTQFHSIDLLVRGHSDEPVRIAGALAPGAYGLDPVGLFL, from the coding sequence ATGACGCTGGAAGAACTCAAAGTCGCCGTAACCGATCTGCAGGTCGGGATGTACGTGTGTCGCCTGGATCGGCCATGGGAGGGCACGCCTTTTCTGCTGCAGGGGCTGATGGTGGAATCGGCGGACGATGTCGCCGTCCTGCAACGCCTGTGCACGCACGTATATGTGGATGTCGAGCGCGGACTTGGGCGTATGCCGCCGTCGTTGCAGGTGGTCGGACCCGCAGCGACACCATCCGCAGTACCTGCGGCGCCCCGCAACTACGAAAACGACCAGATCGCCGCGCTGCAGGGCACCGTGGCCTATCCGGAGCGCGTGGAGTTCGATCAGGAGCTCGACAGCGCACGGCAGGCCCATGCCCAGGCTGCGGCGTTCGCCGAGCGGGCCCTAGAAGAGGTCCGGGGCGGGCGCGCCATCGCGGTCGAGGAGGTCCGCGATGCGATCGAGCCCATGGTGCGCAGCCTGGTGCGCAATGCCGACGCGTTCCTGTGGCTTGATGCGCTACGCGCTCGCGGCGCCTACGAATACCGCCATGCGCTGTCGTGCAGTGCGCTGGCCGCCGCGTTCGGCCGGCACGTCGGCCTGCCCGAACCCCTGCTGCTGGACATGGCAAGCGGAGGCCTGTTGCTCGATGTCGGCAAGCTGAGGCTGCCGCCCGCGCTGCTGGCCAGCCCGGCACCCTATGACGATACACAGCGCAGTGTGATGCAGACGCATGTCGAATCCGGGTTGGCCCTCGTCGATGCCGCGGGGGTGCCGGCGCATGTCCGTGAAATGATCCGCACCCACCACGAATGGATCGACGGCAGCGGTTACCCCGGGCGCCTGCAGGGCGATGCGATCCCGCTTCTGGGGCGGATCGCCGCGGTGATCGACGCCTATGACGCGATGATCAGCACCCGCCCGCACCGGCAAGCGGTCGCTCCGCACGTCGCCCTGCAGTCGCTCTACCGCGGACGCGGCACTCAGTTCGCGGCCGAGATCGTCGAACAGTTCATGCAATGCATGGGGGTCTATCCGATCGGCGCGCTGGTCGAGTTGAGCACCGGTGAGGTGGCGATCGTCACCGCACAGAACGCGGCCCGGCGCCTGCAGCCCCGCGTCATGGTGCTGACCGGACCGGACAAGCGGTTGCTCACGCAGTTCCACTCGATCGACCTGCTGGTGCGCGGGCACAGCGACGAACCGGTGCGGATTGCCGGTGCGCTTGCGCCGGGTGCGTACGGGCTCGATCCGGTGGGCCTGTTCCTGTGA
- a CDS encoding TonB-dependent receptor codes for MNHTHRARLSKLSLGLIVALAAAPAFAQSTSAGVGGQVVGAGGAPVSGAEVTIVHTESGTVSRVTTDASGRYNARGLRVGGPYTITVTKPGEGTRTEDNVFLNLNQVNTVNAALSGDMTTLQTVTATAMGGGSEVFSANKMGAGTNVTLAQIEALPSIGRNIQDYMRLDPRLAQTSKGRGEISAGGQNTRFNAIRVDGVSASDTFGLESNNSPTLRQPVSLDAIEEISIELSDYDVTVTGATGAVVNAVTKSGTNTFSGSAFYTYRDQDWVRDNPDGSPFNGFIDEENFGGTFGGPIIQDKLFFFVNYDKFTRSAPGTTVSPAAARITDQQIDEVRQIASQRWGFDAGDQIAPDNLKTEVEEYAGKIDWNINDDHRASFRVSRVEQSDVFLYGFSNTGRSLSTNWSITDKQVDSYSLQFFSNWSENFSTELKGTYREYSSVRSPFSRLPSIGVAFGTPSSSGAPNSPYLNFGTESNSHYNVLETDTTNVQGSGTYYAGDHEIKFGFDYEDNGVYNLFGQNQFGSYTFASTEDFRNGDYWSYSSFAPRPGAGIGSIAADYNQKNTGLYIQDRWNVNMNLTLMFGLRVDQVTLGSEPEFNALVDRVYGYDNSVTLDGKKLWQPRFGFNYTFDSERPTQLRGGVGLFQGAAANVWVGNSFANTGLNVVEYSTPSFSGLTEAQRAAIRAQYPFSTDPDNQPQPTSQQRQSVNLMDPGFRQPSVWKANLAFDHELPWYGLVASAELLYTRVNDGIYYDRLDLGTPLSRPGQDGRDLYWANANGTGTRGRGNAGINALRAAGQMPPGFENVVGWANDGVILMRNTDKGGSQQFTASLTKPMTDTWSWVAGYTYTRATEVSPLTSSRAISNWNGRFAFNPNENVAGRSAYEIRDRFTGALTWQKAFFGDNKTSVAVFYEGRSGKPYSWGFLNDANGDGYTNDLFYVPNGYGDVEFTGGPAMEQAFFEWLSENPDLARYAGGAAPRNSATSKWVNSFDVRISQEFPGFFAGNKAEIWLDIINIGNLINKDWGEIYEVGFPLNRGVARMEGINAAGQYIYNFNPDNITAEGLYDNQDQNKGLSRWQLQVGFRYKF; via the coding sequence ATGAACCACACGCATCGCGCCCGACTCTCGAAGTTGTCGCTCGGCCTGATCGTCGCCCTTGCAGCCGCTCCCGCATTCGCGCAGAGCACCTCCGCCGGTGTCGGTGGTCAGGTGGTCGGTGCGGGTGGCGCACCGGTGTCCGGCGCTGAAGTGACGATCGTGCACACCGAGTCCGGCACCGTCAGTCGCGTCACGACCGATGCAAGCGGCCGTTACAACGCGCGCGGCCTGCGCGTGGGTGGCCCGTACACGATCACGGTGACCAAGCCGGGCGAAGGTACGCGTACCGAGGACAACGTTTTCCTCAATCTCAACCAGGTCAACACCGTCAATGCCGCCCTGAGCGGCGACATGACGACGTTGCAGACCGTCACGGCGACCGCGATGGGGGGCGGCTCGGAGGTCTTCAGCGCCAACAAGATGGGCGCGGGCACGAACGTCACCCTGGCGCAGATCGAAGCGCTGCCGTCGATCGGCCGCAACATCCAGGACTACATGCGCCTGGATCCGCGTCTGGCGCAGACCAGCAAGGGCCGCGGCGAGATCTCCGCCGGTGGCCAGAACACCCGCTTCAACGCGATCCGCGTCGACGGTGTGTCGGCATCGGACACCTTCGGCCTGGAGAGCAACAACTCGCCGACGCTGCGCCAGCCCGTGTCGCTGGACGCGATCGAAGAAATCAGCATCGAGCTCTCGGACTATGACGTCACGGTGACGGGCGCTACGGGCGCGGTCGTCAATGCGGTGACCAAGTCCGGCACTAACACCTTCTCCGGCAGCGCGTTCTACACCTACCGCGATCAGGACTGGGTGCGTGACAACCCTGACGGCTCGCCGTTCAACGGTTTCATCGACGAAGAAAACTTCGGCGGCACCTTCGGTGGCCCGATCATCCAGGACAAACTGTTCTTCTTCGTGAACTACGACAAGTTCACCCGCAGCGCCCCCGGCACCACCGTCAGCCCGGCCGCGGCGCGCATTACCGACCAGCAGATCGACGAGGTCCGTCAGATCGCATCCCAGCGCTGGGGCTTCGATGCCGGCGACCAGATCGCGCCTGACAATCTCAAGACCGAGGTCGAGGAATACGCCGGCAAGATCGACTGGAACATCAACGACGATCATCGCGCGTCGTTCCGCGTCAGCCGCGTCGAGCAGTCGGACGTGTTCCTGTACGGTTTCAGCAATACCGGTCGTTCGCTCAGCACCAACTGGAGCATCACCGACAAGCAGGTCGACAGCTACTCGCTGCAGTTCTTCAGCAACTGGAGCGAGAACTTCAGCACCGAGCTCAAGGGCACCTACCGCGAATACTCCTCGGTGCGCAGCCCCTTCTCGCGCCTGCCGTCCATCGGTGTCGCATTCGGCACGCCCTCGAGCAGTGGTGCGCCCAACTCGCCGTACCTGAACTTCGGTACCGAGTCGAACAGCCACTACAACGTGCTGGAAACCGACACCACCAACGTACAGGGCTCCGGTACCTATTACGCCGGTGATCACGAGATCAAGTTCGGCTTCGACTACGAAGACAACGGCGTCTACAACCTGTTCGGCCAGAACCAGTTCGGCAGCTACACGTTCGCGTCCACGGAAGATTTCCGCAACGGCGACTACTGGTCGTACTCCTCGTTCGCACCGCGTCCGGGTGCGGGGATCGGCAGCATTGCGGCCGACTACAACCAGAAGAACACCGGCCTGTACATCCAGGACCGCTGGAACGTCAACATGAACCTGACGCTGATGTTCGGCCTGCGTGTCGACCAGGTGACGCTGGGCTCCGAGCCCGAGTTCAATGCACTCGTCGACCGCGTTTACGGCTACGACAACAGCGTGACCCTGGATGGCAAGAAGCTGTGGCAGCCGCGCTTCGGTTTCAACTACACCTTCGACTCCGAGCGTCCGACCCAGCTGCGCGGCGGTGTCGGCCTGTTCCAGGGCGCGGCTGCGAACGTGTGGGTGGGTAACTCGTTCGCAAACACCGGCCTGAATGTGGTGGAGTACTCCACGCCGTCCTTCAGCGGTTTGACCGAGGCTCAGCGCGCCGCAATCCGCGCGCAGTATCCCTTCAGCACCGATCCGGACAACCAGCCTCAGCCGACCTCGCAGCAGCGCCAGTCCGTCAACCTGATGGATCCCGGCTTCCGCCAGCCGTCGGTATGGAAGGCCAACCTTGCATTCGATCATGAGCTGCCGTGGTATGGCCTCGTGGCGTCGGCTGAACTGCTCTACACCCGCGTCAATGACGGCATCTACTACGACCGTCTCGATCTCGGTACGCCGCTCTCGCGTCCGGGCCAGGATGGTCGCGACCTCTACTGGGCCAATGCCAACGGCACCGGCACGCGTGGTCGCGGCAACGCTGGGATCAATGCCCTGCGCGCGGCTGGGCAGATGCCGCCGGGCTTCGAGAACGTGGTGGGTTGGGCCAATGACGGCGTGATCCTGATGCGCAACACCGACAAGGGTGGCTCGCAGCAGTTCACGGCCAGCCTGACCAAGCCGATGACCGATACCTGGTCGTGGGTGGCCGGCTATACCTACACCCGCGCCACCGAAGTCAGCCCGCTGACCAGCTCGCGCGCGATCTCCAACTGGAACGGCCGTTTCGCGTTCAACCCGAACGAGAACGTGGCGGGTCGCTCGGCCTACGAGATCCGTGATCGCTTCACCGGCGCGCTCACCTGGCAGAAGGCGTTCTTCGGCGACAACAAGACCAGCGTCGCGGTGTTCTACGAAGGCCGCAGCGGCAAGCCCTACAGCTGGGGCTTCCTCAACGATGCCAACGGTGACGGCTATACCAACGACCTGTTCTACGTGCCCAACGGCTACGGCGATGTCGAGTTCACCGGCGGCCCGGCCATGGAGCAGGCGTTCTTCGAATGGCTGTCCGAGAACCCCGATCTGGCCCGGTACGCGGGTGGTGCGGCGCCGCGCAACAGTGCCACTTCGAAGTGGGTCAACAGCTTCGATGTCCGCATCAGCCAGGAATTCCCGGGCTTCTTTGCAGGCAACAAGGCCGAGATCTGGCTCGACATCATCAATATCGGCAACCTGATCAACAAGGATTGGGGCGAGATCTACGAAGTGGGCTTCCCGCTCAACCGTGGTGTTGCGCGGATGGAAGGCATCAACGCGGCCGGGCAGTACATCTACAACTTCAACCCCGACAACATCACGGCCGAAGGCCTGTACGACAATCAGGACCAGAACAAGGGTCTGTCGCGCTGGCAGCTGCAGGTCGGCTTCCGCTACAAGTTCTGA
- a CDS encoding GspH/FimT family pseudopilin: MQHVRTRGFTLVELMVTIAIVGILLALGLPSFQGAIRSNRIATTTNELIGSVSLARSEGIRSTLGGGICATDDGTACSDDWAAGWLVWTNVGTANAALDAGDTIVRVIDAHPQLMLSAATGAGVERDRIVFDARGRPDTPSVITLRPVDCPPGLELVRTMSLNIVGQLTTEISACP; encoded by the coding sequence ATGCAACATGTGCGTACGAGGGGATTTACCCTGGTCGAATTGATGGTGACGATTGCGATCGTCGGTATTCTGCTCGCACTCGGGTTGCCCAGTTTCCAGGGCGCCATACGCAGCAACCGGATCGCAACAACCACCAATGAGCTGATCGGCAGCGTGTCCCTGGCGCGCAGTGAAGGCATTCGTTCGACCTTGGGTGGTGGTATTTGCGCGACCGATGACGGCACAGCCTGCAGCGACGACTGGGCCGCGGGGTGGCTGGTCTGGACCAACGTGGGCACGGCTAATGCAGCGCTTGATGCCGGCGACACGATCGTGCGCGTGATCGATGCACATCCGCAGCTCATGCTGTCTGCTGCGACGGGCGCGGGCGTCGAGCGGGACAGGATCGTGTTTGATGCGCGCGGGCGTCCCGACACCCCATCCGTTATCACCCTGCGCCCGGTCGACTGTCCTCCTGGCTTGGAGTTGGTTAGGACAATGTCCTTGAACATTGTCGGGCAGCTCACTACGGAGATCAGTGCATGTCCTTGA